TCGCTCAGCGATGTGCTCGCGTCCTCACTCTCGAGCGCCTTCCGGCCAAATCGCGCGTATGATTCCGCGGTATTAGCAAGCTGTTCCTCAAACTGAAGAGCGTCCACACCAGCAAAGGAGGGTATGATCTGGTTCTGCCGCGGCTCATTCCATTCCAGCATGTCGCCGAGTTCTTCGAGTATCTTATCGCGCACGTAGTCGTTGCTGAGCTTACTATGGTAGATCGTCTGGAGCGAGTCAAGGAGCATATTACGGATATGCAGGCCGCCTTTCTCCTCATGGATGTGCGGGTTCAACGTCTCGATCTGGAAGATCTCAATGCCCGCTGTTGCCGCCTCCAGGTCAAAATATTCGGTGACGCCCGGCCCGAAATTATCGAACAGGCAGATGAAGTGATACGGCTCAACCGAGTAGCCCGTCGAATAATTCAGGACATCCGCGAGCCTGGTGGTGAGCGCGTGCTCGCCGGCATTTCCGGTGATCAGGATGCGGGTCTCAAACCCGGTGTGCAGCGACAACAGGAGATTGAGGTACTTGTTCGTGGTCTCGCTGACCCGCCCCCACTTCTTGAAGTACAGCTTATCCTCTACCACTTTCGGCTTGTAACGCCAGTGCAGCCGCACCATACTGTAGGGTGACTCAGCCATGCAGAAGCCCGCAGCATAATCGATCACGTATTCGCGAACCGACCCGGGGACATAATTATCGGCGTCTGCGAACCCAATATACTCCTTACCCAGCGCTTTCGCGAGCAGCATACCAATGATCATACCTTCAGCCTTGCCGTCACGCACCACGGAATGCTCATCAAGCAGAGCATCATAACCCGCATCGTAGAGTGCATAGCCGAGATCAGGGTCTTTCTGGTGCACGATAATGAGCTCCTGCTGGGTGATCTCGTGAAGGTTCTGGACCAGGTCACGCTCCAACTTGTACCAGTCCGGTGCTTCCCGTTTACTATTTGAGACCACAATAACCGTGCAGTCGAAGGGGATTGCGCGTAAGACGCCGTCCAGCAGATGGATCTTCTCGTCCTTCGCGGGCACGATAATGGCAAACCGCTTCAGCACGTCCTTGATCACTTCGAAGGGAATGTCCTTTGCTCGGGGATTCATAAATCCCCCCGAATCGATCTTCAAGACGCGTTGCATCTCGTGAATTTTGACCGAACCAAAAATCTCCGTATGCCTCGGAAGTTCCAGGAGCATTTTCAACACCCAATAGTACAATGTGCTTTATTTTATAAATCTGTACTGCTATCCTAAGGTAAGCGAGGAAAGATGCGATGGCGCGTTCCCACGGCGAGCGGAAGAACACGAGGAAGAAATTGAGTAGACGCAAGCGTGAGCGGGGTCTCTCTCCGGTCAGCAGGGCGATCCAGCAGTTTGCAGCGGGCGATCAGGTGCATGTGCACATCGATCCGAGCGTGCATAAGGGCATGCCACATCAGCGATTCCACGGGATGACGGGCACCGTGAAAGGAGAGCGAGGACGCTCATTCATCGTGGAGATCTCGGACGGTAACCGGCAGCACAAGAAAGAACTGTTCGTTCGTGCTGAGCATCTGAGACTGCAGATAGGTTAGGTCAATCTTTGCTCCTGCTTCATCAGTCAGCCCGTCACGGTATGCGATTGTGAGGCTGGTTCTTTCTGCGTGTACGGTCTGTTCGATGACGTGAGCGAACGATAGCGCAACCTGCACGCGCTGGTCGCGACGAATGGGCCCGAAGGGATTCGAACCCTTGACCGCCCGGTTATGAGCCGGGCGCTCTAACCGCTAAGCTACGGGCCCTTGGCTGGTTCTTAGTAGCTCGGGATCATATAAAATTGTTCTGCAGTTCTTCAGCTCGAACCAGTAAGTCTGCGTCTCCCAACGGTAACTGACGATTTTATATGCCTGCCTGAAATAAAGATACTATATAAATGGCATATCCGCATGCATGCCGCACCTATACGATTGTTGGCATTGATCCCGGTACGACGGTAGGCATTGCCATTCTCGATCTTGACGGCAACCCCGTGGATGTATTCAGCGCGAAGAATTATTCGCTCTCTGATGCGATCGCACGGATAATAGCGCGCGGTCGGCCATTGATTATCGCTTCCGATGTCGCACCAACGCCGGCCATGGTGAAGAAGATCGGGAGCTTGATCGCTTCCCGCGTCCCCGAACTGGAGGAATCATTATCCACGGAAGAGAAGCTCGCCTTGACGAAGGGCGAGGGTTTTGTATACCGCAATGCACATGAGCGTGATGCCCTGGCCGCATCATTGCACGCCTTCAAGCACTACAAGGCGAAATTCGCTCAGATCCAGAAGAAAATCCCACCAGGCGTGGATGAAGCGGAGGTGAAGGCGCTCGTAGTCAAAGGCGTCTCGATCAGTGCTGCTATTAACCGACTGCTCATGGCGCGTGAGGAGAAGCGGCGGCGCAGAGATAAGCGTGGTGCAGGCACGAAGGCGCGCGAGGAGCGTGCGGGTGAGGGTAAAGCCGTTCTGCGGTTGCGCCAGCTGCTCAAAGGGAAGGACGAACGCATCGCGCTGCTGGAGGAGCGGACAACGGAGCTCAAGGATCTCCTAGCCGAGCGTGAGCGAGAAATACGACGCTTGAAGCGGAAACTGGATGCCGAGCGCTCGGAACAGCGGCGCGCGTTGAAGAAGAGTGAGCTGATACACGCGCGCGACGTGGAGATCGAACGGTTGCATGCGGAAGTAGCTGCGCGGACGCGAGAGACCGAGGAGTTACAGAGGATCATCGAGCGCTTGAGCGGCAAACGCGAGGTAAAGGGCGGGAAGCGGATCAAGGTCATCCCCGCATTCACACACGACGCGACACAGGAATTCGATCGGAAATACGGGATCGCCCGCGGCGATGTCGTCCTCTTTGAGGACGGGAGTGGCGGCGGGTCGAGCACCGCGGAACTCGTGGCAACGAAGGGCGTGAGTGCGGTCATCTACGGTAAGGAGCTCTCACATTCCGCCGCAGACACTTTCGCAGCACGTAAAATACCCGCACTATCGCTCGACGCCGTGCCGTTGCTCGCAAAGGACGAGGACTTCGCATTCGTTGATCGGCAGGTTCTCGAAGAGCAGGTAGCGGACTGGAAGCAGAAGCTGAAGAAGCGAACTAAAGTGCTCCTGGTTCGATAAGATCAGTTCCCTGAACACCTCAGGATCCTCGTGCTTAGCGGTTCACGTAAACGTATTGCATACGGATCAAAGACAGAATGCTACGCCTATAAATAGGTGCAGGGC
This genomic stretch from Methanomicrobia archaeon harbors:
- a CDS encoding mannosyl-3-phosphoglycerate synthase, producing MLLELPRHTEIFGSVKIHEMQRVLKIDSGGFMNPRAKDIPFEVIKDVLKRFAIIVPAKDEKIHLLDGVLRAIPFDCTVIVVSNSKREAPDWYKLERDLVQNLHEITQQELIIVHQKDPDLGYALYDAGYDALLDEHSVVRDGKAEGMIIGMLLAKALGKEYIGFADADNYVPGSVREYVIDYAAGFCMAESPYSMVRLHWRYKPKVVEDKLYFKKWGRVSETTNKYLNLLLSLHTGFETRILITGNAGEHALTTRLADVLNYSTGYSVEPYHFICLFDNFGPGVTEYFDLEAATAGIEIFQIETLNPHIHEEKGGLHIRNMLLDSLQTIYHSKLSNDYVRDKILEELGDMLEWNEPRQNQIIPSFAGVDALQFEEQLANTAESYARFGRKALESEDASTSLSELEKDRTI
- a CDS encoding DUF460 domain-containing protein, which gives rise to MAYPHACRTYTIVGIDPGTTVGIAILDLDGNPVDVFSAKNYSLSDAIARIIARGRPLIIASDVAPTPAMVKKIGSLIASRVPELEESLSTEEKLALTKGEGFVYRNAHERDALAASLHAFKHYKAKFAQIQKKIPPGVDEAEVKALVVKGVSISAAINRLLMAREEKRRRRDKRGAGTKAREERAGEGKAVLRLRQLLKGKDERIALLEERTTELKDLLAEREREIRRLKRKLDAERSEQRRALKKSELIHARDVEIERLHAEVAARTRETEELQRIIERLSGKREVKGGKRIKVIPAFTHDATQEFDRKYGIARGDVVLFEDGSGGGSSTAELVATKGVSAVIYGKELSHSAADTFAARKIPALSLDAVPLLAKDEDFAFVDRQVLEEQVADWKQKLKKRTKVLLVR
- a CDS encoding 50S ribosomal protein L21e, producing MARSHGERKNTRKKLSRRKRERGLSPVSRAIQQFAAGDQVHVHIDPSVHKGMPHQRFHGMTGTVKGERGRSFIVEISDGNRQHKKELFVRAEHLRLQIG